A stretch of DNA from Oryzomicrobium terrae:
GTTCCTCTTCCCGGGCTTCCAACACCCGGGTCGGTTCCAGGCGGCTGTCGGCCAGGGTGGCGATCGGCGCCAGACGGCCTTCCTCGTCGTCCGGGTTGCCTTCCAGGGCCAGGTCGTGGCCGGTCAGGCGGGTTTCCATCTCCACCACTTCCTCGGGCTTTACGCCCAGGGTGGCCGCCACCTCGTTGGCCTGCTCCGGAGTCAGGGTCTCGCTGCCCGGCTTCATGCTGCGCAGGTTGAAGAACAGCTTGCGCTGGGCCTTGGTGGTCGCCACCTTGACCAGCCGCCAGTTCTTCACGATGTATTCGTGGATCTCGGCCTTGATCCAGTGGATGGCAAAGGACACCAGGCGCACGCCCCGTTCCGGGTCGAAACGCTTCACCGCCTTCATCAGGCCGATGTTGCCCTCCTGAATCAGGTCGGCGTGGGGCAGGCCATAGCCCAGGTAGCCCCGGGCGATGGCGATCACCACCCGCAGGTGCGACAGCACCAGATCACGGGCGGCATCAAGGTCGTTGTCGTCGCGGAAACGACGGGCCAAGGCCTTCTCTTCCTCGTCGGAAAGAAGCGGAAAGCGCTGGGCGGTTTGGATGTAGGCGTCCAAATTGC
This window harbors:
- the rpoH gene encoding RNA polymerase sigma factor RpoH, giving the protein MTQTVSLMQLPVAMGNLDAYIQTAQRFPLLSDEEEKALARRFRDDNDLDAARDLVLSHLRVVIAIARGYLGYGLPHADLIQEGNIGLMKAVKRFDPERGVRLVSFAIHWIKAEIHEYIVKNWRLVKVATTKAQRKLFFNLRSMKPGSETLTPEQANEVAATLGVKPEEVVEMETRLTGHDLALEGNPDDEEGRLAPIATLADSRLEPTRVLEAREEERLHSEGLHTALSTLDPRSRRIIEARWLAEDGGATLHDLAAEFSVSAERIRQIEAKALKSLRGVLAA